From one Salmo salar chromosome ssa09, Ssal_v3.1, whole genome shotgun sequence genomic stretch:
- the irf2b gene encoding interferon regulatory factor 2 isoform X1, giving the protein MTNKYKATMPVERMRMRPWLVEQINSSLIPGLIWINREKRIFQIPWMHAARHGWDLEKDAPLFMNWAIHTGKYQLGIDKPDPKTWKANFRCAMNSLPDIEEVKDKSIKKGTNAFRVYKMLSASERQTKKGKKRTEKGGKNKQVEPGFPAMESMNGSVGDHRGPVLKVEVKEEVKEDYFTDCTEYLHQSSHSPGYDQLIVDDLPCVCQTIEVTTENEEQSVSSSHPYPLQISPVSSYGESDPDSVHSEEDSKEDLRGGLWESSFTSSVLRVPSCSLPSMATFVTGGKVTNFKVTSTRDPMPLISYSNSPWTRDMPAAQHPPSEEASSSQASAAETRASVIMKTPDVSSVKTC; this is encoded by the exons atgacaaacaagtACAAG GCGACCATGCCCGTGGAGAGGATGCGAATGCGGCCATGGCTGGTGGAACAGATAAACTCTTCCCTAATCCCTGGCCTGATATGGATTAATAGA GAGAAGAGGATCTTCCAGATTCCATGGATGCATGCTGCAAGGCATGGCTGGGATTTGGAGAAAGATGCTCCTTTATTTATGAACTGGGCCATTCATACAG GAAAATACCAACTAGGGATCGACAAACCAGACCCGAAAACATGGAAGGCCAATTTCCGCTGTGCTATGAACTCTCTGCCTGATATTGAGGAGGTGAAAGACAAGAGCATCAAGAAGGGGACTAACGCTTTCAGAGTATACAAGATGCTGTCTGCTTCAGAGCGCCAGACCAAGAAAG gaAAGAAGAGGACTGAGAAAGGAGGAAAGAACAAG CAGGTGGAGCCCGGGTTCCCAGCCATGGAGAGCATGAATGGGTCTGTTGGAGACCATCGTGGGCCGGTGTTGAAGGTGGAGGTGAAGGAGGAGGTGAAAGAGGATTACTTTACAGACTGCACAG AATATCTTCATCAGAGCAGTCACAGTCCTGGGTACGACCAGTTGATCGTCGACGACCTGCCTTGTGTCTGCCAGACCATCGAGGTGACCACGGAGAATGAGGAGCAGTCAGTCAGCTCCAGCCACCCATACCCACTCCAGATCTCCCCTGTGTCCTCGTATGGAG AGAGTGACCCAGACAGTGTGCACAGTGAAGAGGACTCCAAGGAG GATCTTCGTGGCGGGCTGTGGGAATCAAGTTTCACTTCCTCTGTGCTGAGAGTTCCCTCGTGCTCACTACCCAGCATGGCCACCTTTGTCACTGGTGGAAAGGTAACCAACTTCAAAGTGACCAGCACCAGGGACCCCATGCCCCTCATTAGCTACAGCAACAGCCCCTGGACCAGGGACATGCCAGCAGCCCAGCACCCTCCCTCAGAGGAGGCTTCCTCCAGCCAAGCCTCTGCTGCCGAGACCAGAGCCAGCGTTATCATGAAGACACCAGACGTCTCCTCTGTCAAGACCTGCTGA
- the irf2b gene encoding interferon regulatory factor 2 (The RefSeq protein has 1 substitution compared to this genomic sequence), with translation MPVERMRMRPWLVEQINSSLIPGLIWINREKRIFQIPWMHAARHGWDXEKDAPLFMNWAIHTGKYQLGIDKPDPKTWKANFRCAMNSLPDIEEVKDKSIKKGTNAFRVYKMLSASERQTKKGKKRTEKGGKNKQVEPGFPAMESMNGSVGDHRGPVLKVEVKEEVKEDYFTDCTEYLHQSSHSPGYDQLIVDDLPCVCQTIEVTTENEEQSVSSSHPYPLQISPVSSYGESDPDSVHSEEDSKEDLRGGLWESSFTSSVLRVPSCSLPSMATFVTGGKVTNFKVTSTRDPMPLISYSNSPWTRDMPAAQHPPSEEASSSQASAAETRASVIMKTPDVSSVKTC, from the exons ATGCCCGTGGAGAGGATGCGAATGCGGCCATGGCTGGTGGAACAGATAAACTCTTCCCTAATCCCTGGCCTGATATGGATTAATAGA GAGAAGAGGATCTTCCAGATTCCATGGATGCATGCTGCAAGGCATGGCTGGGATTTGGAGAAAGATGCTCCTTTATTTATGAACTGGGCCATTCATACAG GAAAATACCAACTAGGGATCGACAAACCAGACCCGAAAACATGGAAGGCCAATTTCCGCTGTGCTATGAACTCTCTGCCTGATATTGAGGAGGTGAAAGACAAGAGCATCAAGAAGGGGACTAACGCTTTCAGAGTATACAAGATGCTGTCTGCTTCAGAGCGCCAGACCAAGAAAG gaAAGAAGAGGACTGAGAAAGGAGGAAAGAACAAG CAGGTGGAGCCCGGGTTCCCAGCCATGGAGAGCATGAATGGGTCTGTTGGAGACCATCGTGGGCCGGTGTTGAAGGTGGAGGTGAAGGAGGAGGTGAAAGAGGATTACTTTACAGACTGCACAG AATATCTTCATCAGAGCAGTCACAGTCCTGGGTACGACCAGTTGATCGTCGACGACCTGCCTTGTGTCTGCCAGACCATCGAGGTGACCACGGAGAATGAGGAGCAGTCAGTCAGCTCCAGCCACCCATACCCACTCCAGATCTCCCCTGTGTCCTCGTATGGAG AGAGTGACCCAGACAGTGTGCACAGTGAAGAGGACTCCAAGGAG GATCTTCGTGGCGGGCTGTGGGAATCAAGTTTCACTTCCTCTGTGCTGAGAGTTCCCTCGTGCTCACTACCCAGCATGGCCACCTTTGTCACTGGTGGAAAGGTAACCAACTTCAAAGTGACCAGCACCAGGGACCCCATGCCCCTCATTAGCTACAGCAACAGCCCCTGGACCAGGGACATGCCAGCAGCCCAGCACCCTCCCTCAGAGGAGGCTTCCTCCAGCCAAGCCTCTGCTGCCGAGACCAGAGCCAGCGTTATCATGAAGACACCAGACGTCTCCTCTGTCAAGACCTGCTGA
- the irf2b gene encoding interferon regulatory factor 2 isoform X2 — translation MPVERMRMRPWLVEQINSSLIPGLIWINREKRIFQIPWMHAARHGWDLEKDAPLFMNWAIHTGKYQLGIDKPDPKTWKANFRCAMNSLPDIEEVKDKSIKKGTNAFRVYKMLSASERQTKKGKKRTEKGGKNKQVEPGFPAMESMNGSVGDHRGPVLKVEVKEEVKEDYFTDCTEYLHQSSHSPGYDQLIVDDLPCVCQTIEVTTENEEQSVSSSHPYPLQISPVSSYGESDPDSVHSEEDSKEDLRGGLWESSFTSSVLRVPSCSLPSMATFVTGGKVTNFKVTSTRDPMPLISYSNSPWTRDMPAAQHPPSEEASSSQASAAETRASVIMKTPDVSSVKTC, via the exons ATGCCCGTGGAGAGGATGCGAATGCGGCCATGGCTGGTGGAACAGATAAACTCTTCCCTAATCCCTGGCCTGATATGGATTAATAGA GAGAAGAGGATCTTCCAGATTCCATGGATGCATGCTGCAAGGCATGGCTGGGATTTGGAGAAAGATGCTCCTTTATTTATGAACTGGGCCATTCATACAG GAAAATACCAACTAGGGATCGACAAACCAGACCCGAAAACATGGAAGGCCAATTTCCGCTGTGCTATGAACTCTCTGCCTGATATTGAGGAGGTGAAAGACAAGAGCATCAAGAAGGGGACTAACGCTTTCAGAGTATACAAGATGCTGTCTGCTTCAGAGCGCCAGACCAAGAAAG gaAAGAAGAGGACTGAGAAAGGAGGAAAGAACAAG CAGGTGGAGCCCGGGTTCCCAGCCATGGAGAGCATGAATGGGTCTGTTGGAGACCATCGTGGGCCGGTGTTGAAGGTGGAGGTGAAGGAGGAGGTGAAAGAGGATTACTTTACAGACTGCACAG AATATCTTCATCAGAGCAGTCACAGTCCTGGGTACGACCAGTTGATCGTCGACGACCTGCCTTGTGTCTGCCAGACCATCGAGGTGACCACGGAGAATGAGGAGCAGTCAGTCAGCTCCAGCCACCCATACCCACTCCAGATCTCCCCTGTGTCCTCGTATGGAG AGAGTGACCCAGACAGTGTGCACAGTGAAGAGGACTCCAAGGAG GATCTTCGTGGCGGGCTGTGGGAATCAAGTTTCACTTCCTCTGTGCTGAGAGTTCCCTCGTGCTCACTACCCAGCATGGCCACCTTTGTCACTGGTGGAAAGGTAACCAACTTCAAAGTGACCAGCACCAGGGACCCCATGCCCCTCATTAGCTACAGCAACAGCCCCTGGACCAGGGACATGCCAGCAGCCCAGCACCCTCCCTCAGAGGAGGCTTCCTCCAGCCAAGCCTCTGCTGCCGAGACCAGAGCCAGCGTTATCATGAAGACACCAGACGTCTCCTCTGTCAAGACCTGCTGA